One Streptomyces sp. P9-A2 DNA window includes the following coding sequences:
- a CDS encoding ATP-binding protein translates to MGESLVIQETRTTRKQWDVEFTSHPEEVATLRRVVALRLAAWGLPELVDTARLCVSELVSNVLTHVGIGTPGLLVLSMNGADLRIEVHDPDTRALPAVVLTDADAEGGRGMTLVDALADRWGVQLHEDHKVTWCELATGSTSPDDSPSQPSVTRAEALLGLYTTLRPPKCSYEPGPGRVGRMMAEESAIDVITDFLRWLQARGCDVDEALDRAQSRFEAAPSARGR, encoded by the coding sequence ATGGGAGAGAGTCTCGTGATCCAGGAAACCCGTACGACGCGAAAACAGTGGGACGTGGAGTTCACCTCCCACCCCGAGGAGGTGGCTACGCTGCGCCGCGTCGTGGCACTCCGCCTGGCGGCCTGGGGCCTACCCGAACTCGTCGACACGGCCCGTCTCTGTGTCAGCGAACTCGTGTCCAACGTCCTCACGCACGTCGGTATCGGTACGCCGGGCCTGCTCGTGCTCTCCATGAACGGTGCGGACCTGCGCATCGAGGTTCACGACCCGGACACCCGGGCCCTGCCCGCCGTCGTCCTCACGGACGCCGACGCCGAAGGCGGTCGCGGTATGACGCTGGTCGACGCCCTCGCGGACCGCTGGGGCGTTCAGCTCCACGAGGACCACAAGGTGACATGGTGCGAGTTGGCTACAGGGTCCACGTCACCCGACGATTCTCCGAGCCAGCCGTCGGTGACGCGTGCCGAGGCGCTGTTGGGCCTGTACACGACCTTGCGACCTCCGAAGTGCTCCTATGAACCCGGGCCCGGGAGAGTGGGCCGGATGATGGCGGAGGAGTCCGCGATCGACGTCATCACGGACTTCCTCCGCTGGCTCCAGGCCCGCGGTTGTGACGTGGACGAGGCGCTCGACCGCGCGCAGAGCCGCTTCGAGGCCGCTCCGTCGGCACGCGGACGGTGA
- a CDS encoding DUF397 domain-containing protein: MSTADRTGPASAWFRSSYSNGAGGECVECAYSADGTLIRDSKRAEGPVVHVRAGAWSAFVRSLTRDVPR, from the coding sequence GTGAGCACCGCGGATCGGACCGGGCCGGCTTCGGCATGGTTCAGGTCGTCGTACAGCAACGGCGCGGGCGGGGAGTGCGTGGAATGCGCCTACTCCGCCGACGGCACGCTCATACGTGACTCGAAGCGGGCGGAAGGCCCGGTGGTTCATGTGCGGGCTGGTGCGTGGAGCGCGTTCGTGCGGTCTCTGACCCGCGATGTCCCCAGGTAG
- a CDS encoding helicase-related protein, whose product MTHAAGRHSEHYRVRDEELLVGLRRELFGPTEEFDPEDLAEVLPHDAPIDRYLTGVLYPRASRERRAENAAEQDGLDAAPVLAREDAEEAGATQEAGVSGDKRPSSMGLTFAVAPAISDTIVVSTRAAVYEPTDADGHPVPARRAEARTVAEQRERWRRKELQLPETTIDVTAPTPGELIGLVPDKVALHVIVRRPDPVTGTVTVTVTLINRQKVGERDLQDAFALFQCGLMVWAADGSSAFVERPAADAAHDPEIATSRLLHRHAPTFAIGHGCAAAWDWVPSPIGVTDSIQAAVPEVRSEFVPSVEVLLTDSNPEIDSSSLSMLGLAEKPDTEVLAALEALATGYEDWIARKSAEADSLAGSPHEQPARDQVDACREALGRIREGIGLLRAKPDLMRAFRLTNRAMADQRARSAWVKGGRIGNPDPAAGRWRPFQIAFLLLCMAGIDDPEHDDRKISDLLWFPTGGGKTEAYLGLIALTSFLRRIRKGATGGGVTVLMRYTLRLLTLQQFERAAILLCAMEHMRRHRLELGDEPFSVGMWVGRSATPNTLAEAAARLDELRADLDKRLATENPVQMHACPWCGTRLDARDYEADEDAKRMYIRCPGTDCDFSGGLPVHLIDEAVYDARPTLVIATVDKFASMPWRPATSALFNLDDPHDDTPPPELIVQDELHLISGPLGTLTGLYETAVDALAKRPKVIASTATIRRAADQGRHLFAREVRQFPPAGLDSRDSWFAVETPREEKASRRYVGLLAPGTSQSTLLIRTYATLLHRAMHADTDDKVRDAYWSLVGYFNSLRLLSAAELQVHDDVVAYLELLAEREGVAVRSVANYSELTSRIDASEIPTRLKGIEKRLPDEDTVDVLLATNMIAVGVDVDRLGLMAVMGQPQTTAEYIQATSRVGRAHPGLVAVMLNSARARDRSHYENFQHYHSALYREVESTSVTPFSARARERGLHAVIVALARILIPAARPNGGAGQVESYEHILRGRIRSLLLDRVHVVTPSEAEAVEQGFDEFVDWWCREADIHNELLFEPKRGSRAPSILKSYDDDSEDREAWPTLWSLRDVDAESALFMEGNR is encoded by the coding sequence ATGACACACGCGGCAGGTCGGCACTCCGAGCACTATCGGGTGCGGGACGAGGAACTTCTCGTGGGGTTGCGCAGGGAACTCTTCGGTCCCACCGAGGAGTTCGACCCGGAGGACCTGGCTGAGGTGCTCCCTCACGACGCGCCGATCGACCGTTACCTGACCGGGGTGCTCTATCCCCGCGCCTCACGGGAGCGGAGGGCCGAGAACGCGGCTGAGCAGGACGGCCTGGACGCCGCGCCCGTACTCGCCCGGGAGGACGCCGAGGAGGCCGGCGCCACGCAGGAAGCCGGTGTCTCGGGCGACAAGCGCCCCTCCTCCATGGGCTTGACCTTCGCGGTCGCCCCGGCCATAAGCGACACGATCGTGGTCTCGACGCGCGCGGCGGTCTACGAGCCCACCGACGCGGACGGCCACCCGGTCCCGGCCCGCCGAGCCGAGGCCCGGACCGTCGCGGAGCAGCGGGAGCGATGGCGGCGCAAGGAACTCCAGCTTCCCGAGACGACCATCGACGTGACCGCCCCTACCCCGGGCGAGCTGATCGGCCTCGTGCCGGACAAGGTCGCTCTGCACGTCATTGTCCGGCGACCCGATCCGGTCACCGGCACGGTCACCGTCACGGTCACGCTGATCAACAGGCAGAAGGTCGGTGAGCGGGACCTCCAGGACGCCTTCGCCCTGTTCCAGTGCGGCCTGATGGTCTGGGCCGCCGACGGCTCCAGCGCTTTCGTCGAGCGCCCCGCCGCGGACGCCGCACACGACCCGGAGATCGCCACCAGTCGCCTGCTGCACCGCCATGCCCCGACCTTCGCCATTGGCCACGGCTGCGCCGCCGCCTGGGACTGGGTTCCGTCGCCGATCGGCGTGACCGACAGCATCCAGGCTGCCGTCCCCGAGGTACGCAGCGAGTTCGTACCCAGCGTGGAGGTGCTGCTGACCGACTCCAATCCGGAGATCGACAGCTCGTCGTTGTCGATGCTGGGGCTGGCCGAGAAGCCCGACACCGAGGTTCTGGCCGCCTTGGAGGCACTGGCGACGGGGTACGAGGACTGGATCGCCCGTAAGTCGGCCGAAGCCGACTCTCTGGCGGGCAGCCCCCACGAGCAGCCCGCGCGGGACCAGGTGGACGCCTGTCGTGAAGCGCTCGGCCGGATCCGCGAGGGCATCGGGCTGCTGCGGGCCAAGCCCGACCTGATGCGGGCGTTCCGGCTCACCAACCGTGCCATGGCCGACCAGCGCGCCCGCAGCGCCTGGGTGAAGGGCGGACGCATCGGCAACCCCGATCCGGCCGCCGGCCGCTGGCGTCCCTTTCAGATCGCCTTCCTGCTGCTCTGCATGGCCGGCATCGACGACCCTGAGCACGACGATCGTAAGATCTCCGATCTGCTCTGGTTCCCGACCGGTGGTGGCAAGACCGAGGCTTACCTCGGCCTGATCGCCCTGACGTCCTTCCTGCGCCGCATCCGCAAGGGCGCAACCGGCGGCGGTGTCACCGTCCTCATGCGCTACACGCTGCGGCTGCTCACTCTGCAGCAGTTCGAACGTGCGGCGATCCTGCTGTGTGCCATGGAGCACATGAGGCGTCACAGGCTCGAGCTGGGCGACGAGCCGTTTTCCGTCGGCATGTGGGTGGGACGCTCCGCCACCCCCAACACGCTGGCCGAGGCCGCCGCCAGGCTCGACGAGCTGCGCGCCGACCTCGACAAGCGTCTCGCCACCGAGAATCCCGTACAGATGCACGCCTGCCCCTGGTGCGGGACCCGGCTCGACGCCCGGGACTACGAGGCCGACGAGGACGCCAAACGGATGTACATCCGTTGCCCTGGCACGGACTGCGACTTCTCCGGCGGTCTTCCCGTCCACCTGATCGACGAGGCGGTGTACGACGCGCGTCCGACGCTGGTGATCGCCACCGTCGACAAGTTCGCCTCGATGCCCTGGCGCCCAGCGACCTCCGCGCTCTTCAACCTCGACGATCCACACGACGACACTCCCCCTCCGGAGCTGATCGTCCAGGATGAGCTCCATCTGATCTCCGGCCCCTTGGGCACCCTCACCGGCCTCTACGAGACCGCCGTGGACGCGCTGGCCAAGCGGCCCAAGGTGATCGCCTCTACCGCGACCATCCGCCGCGCCGCCGACCAGGGCCGCCACCTCTTCGCCCGCGAGGTGCGGCAGTTCCCGCCGGCCGGCCTGGACTCCCGAGACTCGTGGTTCGCGGTGGAGACCCCGCGCGAGGAGAAGGCGAGCCGCCGCTACGTCGGCCTCCTGGCTCCCGGCACCAGTCAGTCCACGCTGCTGATCCGCACGTATGCCACGTTGCTGCACCGGGCCATGCACGCGGACACCGACGACAAGGTGCGCGACGCGTATTGGAGTCTCGTCGGTTACTTCAACAGTCTGCGGCTGCTCTCCGCGGCCGAACTCCAGGTTCACGACGACGTGGTGGCGTACCTGGAGCTGCTCGCCGAACGCGAAGGCGTGGCGGTGCGCTCGGTGGCCAACTACTCGGAGCTGACCAGCCGGATCGACGCCAGTGAGATCCCCACGCGCCTCAAAGGCATCGAGAAGCGGCTTCCTGACGAGGACACGGTGGACGTCCTGCTCGCCACCAACATGATCGCGGTGGGCGTGGACGTGGACCGGCTCGGGTTGATGGCCGTGATGGGCCAGCCGCAGACGACCGCCGAGTACATCCAGGCCACGAGCCGCGTCGGTCGCGCCCACCCCGGCCTGGTCGCGGTCATGCTCAACTCAGCGCGTGCCCGGGACCGCTCGCACTACGAGAACTTCCAGCACTACCACTCGGCCCTCTACCGCGAGGTCGAGTCCACCTCCGTGACCCCGTTCTCCGCCCGCGCTCGTGAACGGGGACTGCACGCAGTGATCGTCGCTCTCGCCCGCATCCTGATCCCGGCCGCCCGCCCGAACGGGGGCGCCGGTCAGGTCGAGTCCTACGAGCACATCCTTCGGGGCCGCATCAGGTCCCTGCTCCTGGACCGCGTCCACGTGGTCACTCCCTCGGAGGCCGAGGCTGTGGAGCAGGGCTTCGACGAGTTCGTCGACTGGTGGTGCCGGGAGGCCGACATCCACAACGAGTTGCTCTTCGAACCGAAGCGAGGCAGTCGTGCCCCTTCGATCCTGAAGTCGTACGACGACGATTCCGAGGACCGCGAGGCGTGGCCCACCCTGTGGAGCCTGCGCGACGTCGACGCCGAGTCCGCCCTGTTCATGGAAGGAAACCGATGA
- a CDS encoding helix-turn-helix domain-containing protein — MAGSPTARRRRLSIELKKLREKSALTCAQVGQALDWSGSKVNRMETGSGRVQPSDIDALCRFYATSDELREFLKSLAREAKTRGWWQVHGAGVPEWFNIYIGLEQDASALRQYQCELLPGLMQTVAYARELHTTGAHLSPEDIDRAVRVRLERQEMLTRPDAPEAWFVVNEGAVRNVIGDRALMREQLERVLDSAALPNVTLQVLPFDAGTYPATGSFTMLGFPAPEDPDLVYRDGITDAVYLEGEHHVREYTKAFDGLRAAALSPQRSAQLIKSVVKEYAK, encoded by the coding sequence ATGGCCGGTTCACCGACGGCACGCCGTCGGCGTCTGTCGATCGAGCTGAAGAAGCTCCGGGAGAAGAGCGCGCTGACTTGTGCTCAGGTCGGGCAGGCGCTGGACTGGAGCGGCTCCAAGGTCAACCGTATGGAGACGGGCAGCGGCAGGGTCCAACCGTCCGACATCGACGCGCTGTGCCGGTTCTACGCGACGAGTGACGAGCTGCGAGAGTTCCTCAAGTCGCTGGCCCGTGAGGCGAAGACCCGCGGCTGGTGGCAGGTGCACGGCGCCGGTGTGCCCGAGTGGTTCAACATCTACATCGGCCTGGAGCAGGACGCCTCCGCGCTTCGCCAGTACCAGTGCGAGTTGCTGCCCGGTCTGATGCAGACCGTCGCGTACGCCCGCGAGTTGCACACCACGGGCGCGCACCTCTCGCCGGAGGACATCGATCGGGCCGTTCGAGTACGGCTGGAGCGCCAGGAGATGCTGACACGCCCCGACGCCCCCGAAGCTTGGTTCGTCGTGAACGAGGGTGCGGTGCGCAACGTCATCGGCGACCGCGCCTTGATGCGGGAGCAGCTCGAACGAGTACTTGACTCAGCCGCGCTGCCGAACGTGACCCTGCAGGTGCTCCCCTTCGACGCGGGCACGTACCCGGCCACCGGCTCCTTCACCATGCTCGGTTTCCCCGCCCCTGAGGACCCGGACCTGGTGTATCGGGACGGCATCACGGACGCTGTCTACCTGGAGGGCGAGCATCACGTCCGCGAGTACACCAAGGCTTTCGACGGTCTGCGCGCCGCGGCCCTGAGTCCTCAGCGCTCCGCCCAACTCATCAAGTCAGTGGTGAAGGAGTACGCGAAGTGA
- a CDS encoding DUF4232 domain-containing protein: MSSNRRRALLVSAAVVCGTLLMTACEDGDVDAGAGPTQDSSSAAPSDSSTADGGQNTDKGSDAPSEETGEADGSGADTGDGKRVPVEQSCGANDISWSTRSESQAGGYILIMAKAKSGITCYLPAELPTVAFGSDGTQAGPAEQSVGEQIKLSGSTTAYAGVNPKTTNSNGGKELDSIIVGVGDEDPDPVSLKVGTITVDSPVVTNWHTAPAEAVPFS; the protein is encoded by the coding sequence ATGTCCAGCAACCGCCGCAGGGCCTTACTCGTCTCCGCAGCCGTCGTGTGCGGCACCCTGCTGATGACCGCATGCGAGGACGGGGATGTGGACGCCGGTGCCGGCCCCACGCAGGACTCCTCGTCGGCCGCCCCCTCCGACTCGTCGACCGCAGACGGCGGCCAGAACACCGACAAGGGCTCCGACGCGCCGAGCGAGGAAACCGGGGAAGCGGACGGATCCGGCGCCGACACGGGCGACGGCAAGCGGGTGCCGGTCGAGCAGAGCTGCGGCGCCAACGACATCTCCTGGAGCACCAGGTCCGAGAGCCAGGCCGGCGGCTACATCCTGATCATGGCCAAGGCGAAGTCGGGGATCACCTGCTACCTGCCCGCCGAGCTTCCGACCGTGGCGTTCGGCTCCGACGGCACCCAGGCGGGTCCCGCGGAGCAGTCCGTCGGCGAGCAGATCAAGCTGAGCGGGAGCACCACCGCCTACGCCGGGGTGAACCCGAAGACCACCAACAGCAACGGTGGCAAGGAACTGGACAGCATCATCGTCGGCGTCGGTGATGAGGACCCCGACCCGGTCTCCCTCAAGGTCGGCACCATCACCGTCGACAGCCCGGTCGTCACCAACTGGCACACCGCCCCGGCGGAGGCCGTCCCCTTCAGCTGA
- a CDS encoding RICIN domain-containing protein, producing the protein MAISGGLEPGGARTPAEYVGLLRRLKEHSGLTYRQLEERAAERGEVLARSTLADVLRRDALPRAELVSALVRACSPGEDVAEWLAARERLAERERLADAERPEASGAGDAPESDRALDADRVPGAGRGAPGAGRAPEDEAAEGEAARGGAAKGEAARGGAAGGGRTRTAPLAPIVALASLGTVVLLVIAAVVLLPDDERTGDSKDGGPVASMNPAATPVAAGPTPGWSRVRPVGAPTLCLTDGEARVDGDTKTVAVQRPCTEAVPPRTYLQRESDGLYIIKWDHPDHGPGCLTVLDGGPFHGMLEPWPWKACQGGSTAQRFRIERAPGGGTDHWRFRPAQDAEPLCVGIRESAEDPDGSQGSDKAGAVAVAQRCTVQDANGQVFIIEPE; encoded by the coding sequence ATGGCGATCTCAGGCGGCTTGGAGCCCGGCGGGGCGCGGACTCCGGCCGAGTACGTCGGACTGCTGCGGCGGCTCAAGGAGCACAGCGGGCTGACCTACCGGCAGTTGGAGGAGCGGGCCGCCGAACGCGGCGAGGTACTCGCGCGCAGCACCCTGGCGGACGTCCTGCGCCGGGACGCACTGCCGCGGGCCGAGCTCGTCTCGGCGCTGGTACGGGCCTGCAGCCCCGGGGAGGACGTGGCCGAGTGGCTCGCCGCCCGGGAACGGCTCGCGGAGCGCGAGCGCCTCGCGGACGCGGAGAGGCCGGAGGCCTCCGGGGCCGGCGATGCGCCGGAGTCCGATCGCGCCCTGGACGCCGACCGCGTTCCGGGGGCGGGCCGTGGTGCCCCGGGGGCGGGCCGCGCCCCGGAGGACGAGGCCGCCGAGGGCGAAGCCGCCAGGGGAGGGGCCGCCAAGGGAGAGGCTGCCAGGGGAGGAGCCGCCGGTGGCGGTCGTACGCGTACCGCACCGCTCGCCCCGATCGTCGCGCTGGCCTCGCTCGGGACGGTCGTCCTGCTCGTCATCGCCGCGGTGGTCCTGCTGCCGGACGACGAACGGACGGGGGACTCCAAGGACGGTGGCCCGGTGGCCTCCATGAATCCGGCGGCCACCCCCGTGGCGGCCGGGCCGACTCCCGGGTGGTCACGGGTACGGCCGGTCGGGGCGCCGACGTTGTGCCTGACCGACGGGGAGGCCCGGGTGGACGGCGACACCAAGACGGTCGCCGTGCAGCGGCCCTGCACGGAGGCGGTGCCACCGCGCACGTATCTCCAACGGGAGTCCGACGGCCTGTACATCATCAAGTGGGACCACCCGGACCACGGCCCCGGCTGCCTCACCGTCCTCGACGGGGGACCGTTCCACGGGATGCTCGAACCCTGGCCCTGGAAGGCCTGCCAGGGCGGCAGCACCGCCCAACGGTTCCGCATCGAACGCGCCCCCGGCGGCGGCACGGACCACTGGCGGTTCAGGCCGGCCCAGGACGCGGAACCCCTGTGCGTCGGCATCCGCGAGAGCGCCGAGGACCCCGACGGCTCCCAGGGCTCCGACAAGGCGGGCGCGGTGGCCGTGGCCCAGCGGTGCACCGTGCAGGACGCCAACGGCCAGGTGTTCATCATCGAGCCGGAGTGA
- a CDS encoding MmpS family transport accessory protein has protein sequence MKHIRRSLMSALVAGGLVLGLGACSEAKDEAARQVEDELVEEVDRQLDEEYEVTYEVTGEKADSIDFNAGGGDATDPKFETVNNPTLPWKKTVKLRGIEAPAVIPVTVDADGSGALSCKILHKGKTLAEESDAGTVSATGCVAVSPIVD, from the coding sequence ATGAAACACATCCGTCGTTCCCTCATGTCCGCGCTCGTCGCGGGCGGCCTCGTCCTTGGCCTGGGTGCCTGCTCCGAGGCCAAGGACGAGGCCGCCCGGCAGGTCGAGGACGAGCTGGTCGAGGAAGTCGACAGACAGCTCGACGAAGAGTACGAGGTCACCTATGAGGTGACCGGCGAGAAGGCCGACTCCATCGACTTCAACGCGGGCGGCGGGGACGCGACCGACCCGAAGTTCGAGACGGTGAACAACCCCACGCTGCCGTGGAAGAAGACGGTGAAACTGCGTGGGATCGAGGCGCCCGCCGTCATACCGGTGACCGTGGACGCCGACGGCTCGGGCGCGCTCTCCTGCAAGATCCTTCACAAGGGCAAGACCCTGGCCGAGGAGTCCGACGCGGGCACGGTCTCCGCGACCGGCTGCGTCGCCGTCTCACCGATCGTCGACTGA
- a CDS encoding DUF1998 domain-containing protein, which yields MTPPPARRRRTAANGTTPAHNLPRRGTVRRAQAISTYGVGSLIAVDHESFVVSGLDEADQSWRKDESPIVHERRLARLLDVDYFRLPPASDDTSKDGLRVRRFPLMHSCPECNDLQPHRDFSPPTGRSICGTCEVDLVPSRFVVACEAGHLDEFPYWQWVHRSPDRDSTRFGKCGGKLRMRTTGRTSSLRSIVISCTCGQVPEVSMEGSFRRNALKDLRLICRGARPWLGTSATVPAGCGLPLRTLQRGSSSVWQPVLKSALSIPPWSSGRADPLAEHWAKLRKYDDPARIEGYLDAVFGDEKWPLSLEEITALLDAEREEDPEDDKEPNFDHRYRALRNKEYERLRSGNDESEYSHDEQFVCETPLGDPSVLQPLGITGPMLVKKLREVRALKAFTRLVDVESTTDAKEMPLSQNPLRWLPAMEVQGEGVFLRLDESRLDAWEKATAVAARVERMRIAHQRVLEQRADDPSRAVSSPATPRMVLLHTLAHVLINEWSLESGYPSASLRERLYAADDMAGVLVYTATSDSAGSLGGLVAQGEPEPLDRAVRSAIRRAEWCSSDPLCMEAEASGSTGTNLAACHACVMLPETSCEHNNILLDRALLVGTPEDPSVGFFRQALTA from the coding sequence ATGACCCCGCCTCCCGCCCGACGCCGTCGGACCGCGGCGAACGGCACCACCCCGGCCCACAACCTCCCCCGCCGCGGCACCGTCCGCCGGGCACAGGCGATCAGCACGTACGGCGTCGGGTCGCTCATCGCTGTCGACCACGAGTCCTTCGTCGTCTCAGGCCTGGACGAGGCCGATCAGAGCTGGCGCAAGGATGAGTCGCCCATCGTCCATGAGCGGCGACTGGCCCGACTGCTCGATGTCGACTACTTCCGGCTGCCGCCGGCGTCCGACGACACCAGTAAGGACGGCCTTCGGGTCCGCCGCTTCCCCTTGATGCACTCGTGTCCCGAGTGCAACGACCTGCAGCCGCACCGCGACTTCTCCCCGCCAACCGGTCGAAGCATCTGCGGCACGTGCGAGGTGGATCTCGTCCCCTCCCGTTTCGTCGTCGCCTGCGAAGCCGGGCACCTCGACGAGTTCCCCTACTGGCAGTGGGTGCACCGCTCGCCCGACCGTGATTCCACGAGGTTCGGGAAGTGCGGCGGCAAGCTCAGGATGCGCACGACCGGACGTACCTCCTCGCTCCGCTCCATCGTCATCTCCTGCACCTGCGGCCAGGTGCCCGAGGTATCGATGGAGGGTTCCTTCCGCAGGAACGCGCTGAAGGACCTGCGCCTCATCTGCCGAGGTGCCCGCCCCTGGCTCGGCACCTCCGCCACCGTCCCGGCGGGGTGCGGACTCCCCTTGCGCACTCTGCAGCGCGGTTCCTCGTCGGTGTGGCAACCGGTGCTGAAGTCGGCGCTCTCCATCCCACCGTGGAGCAGCGGCCGTGCGGATCCGCTCGCCGAGCACTGGGCGAAGCTGCGGAAGTACGACGACCCCGCGCGTATCGAGGGCTATCTCGACGCCGTTTTCGGCGACGAGAAATGGCCCCTTTCCCTGGAAGAGATCACGGCTCTGCTCGACGCGGAACGCGAGGAGGACCCTGAGGACGACAAGGAACCCAACTTCGACCACCGCTACCGCGCCCTGCGCAACAAGGAGTACGAGCGTCTTCGTTCCGGCAACGACGAGAGCGAGTACTCCCATGACGAGCAGTTCGTCTGCGAGACGCCGCTCGGTGACCCGAGCGTGCTCCAGCCACTCGGGATCACCGGCCCGATGCTGGTGAAGAAGCTTCGCGAGGTGCGGGCCCTGAAGGCTTTCACCCGCCTCGTGGACGTCGAGTCGACGACCGATGCGAAGGAGATGCCGCTCTCCCAGAACCCGCTGCGCTGGCTGCCGGCCATGGAGGTCCAGGGCGAAGGTGTTTTCCTGCGCCTGGATGAGAGCCGACTGGACGCCTGGGAGAAGGCAACGGCCGTGGCAGCCCGGGTCGAGCGCATGCGTATCGCTCACCAGCGGGTGCTCGAGCAAAGGGCCGACGACCCCAGCCGGGCCGTGTCGTCCCCGGCGACGCCTCGCATGGTGCTGTTGCACACCTTGGCCCATGTCCTCATCAACGAGTGGAGCCTGGAGTCGGGCTACCCGTCCGCCTCCTTGCGTGAGCGTCTGTACGCCGCGGACGACATGGCCGGGGTACTCGTCTACACGGCGACGAGCGACTCGGCGGGCAGCCTCGGCGGTCTCGTCGCTCAGGGCGAACCGGAGCCCCTCGACCGCGCTGTGCGTTCGGCGATCCGCCGGGCCGAGTGGTGCTCCTCCGACCCGCTTTGCATGGAGGCCGAGGCGTCCGGTTCCACTGGGACGAATCTCGCTGCCTGTCACGCCTGCGTGATGCTTCCGGAGACGAGCTGCGAGCACAACAACATCCTGCTCGACCGCGCTCTGCTGGTGGGCACTCCGGAGGATCCCTCGGTGGGATTCTTCCGGCAGGCCCTGACGGCCTGA